atctggtgaggccgtatccatatccatatccatttattttttttacttttcatccattcatatccatatccgtcgggtgaagcgggttaatggataattatccatatccgtttaaatttattttatttttaacaattataagcggtggttcactatatacgatcaaaagtaatatttttaatattttgtgcgactgaaagtcacattttactaatctatataacaaatattcaatagataacctattaaacgtgtaaagatatcgacatgtaagttgcttacttttagttacatggaatcacatttgaaccaccaaagtacgataaatacatttgattacttaaacaaaacaaaatataagaaaaaacttatatttttagtaaaaatataaaaaaagatgaatatgaatataattaatgaaatatcactacataaatgatactaatttgagtgataaatttatatatttagttatttcgggtgaaagctggttcatccatggatgaaattttttcatccacatccatatccatatccatttagatcgtccatatccacgaataatcgggtggatcggatggatatccactggattgggtatccattgccatccctatatGGAACTACAAGCAATCCAAATCGAGGGGGCTAAAATGTACAAAGCTGCAAAAAAAGTGACCAAAAGCAAAATAAAAAACTAGATCCAATTCAACGTTATCACAAAAGGCAAAATCACAATCTAAACCCGGTTTCAATTTCTAAAACCCGCCGGTGTCCAAACCCCAAAACTAAATTTCATTTCAAATTTCAACAAATCATAATCCTGGGACCCACATCCTAGTTTCACTACTCTTCAAAATATTCATCTCAAATATTTTCACCCTCCATTTTTTCCCTTCAAAACCTCAAATATTTTTAAAAATGGCGGTATTTCATTCTCTATATCAGTATCACACACTTTCACTTATATTCCTCACCATCAATCACCAGCATCTTCTCTCCTGTGTTTCTGCCATTAATCAATCAACTACCACTACTGATCAATGGCGGACCAGGAGAACTGCGGTGTTCGAGTTACTCGATTGGCTAAAAAACGAGCAATGGAAGCAATTGAATCGCTATCGCAACCTGCGAACAAAAAACGAGTCGTGTTAGGCGAGTTGTCGAATAATTCGATTTTGAGATCTCACGACAAACTTCCGAAGACGAAATGCATACAGAATAAGAACCTGAAGAAACCTGTACTTACAAATAATGAGTTATCAGTTGAAAAACTTGAAGATGCTTCATTGGATCTGCAGATGTGCGAAACTTACGATTCGGATATTTACGATTATCTTCGTAACATGGAGGTACATTTTCTAGGGTTTCAAAACTAATTTAGAAATTAAATTAACCTGTGTGCTATTGTTTATTTCAGAGTAGTTATATGTTAATGTAACTGTTAGGTACCTAACTGTTTGATTTATTGCTCATTataaaaaatttatttatttatttattgaaattcGGATATTATAAATTCAGATGGAGGTAAAGAGAAGGCCATTAGGAGATTATATTGAGAAAGTGCAAAGAGATGTGACTGTGAATATGAGGAGTGTTTTGGTTGATTGGTTGGTTGAAGTTGCAGGGGAATACAAACTTCTTCCAGATACTTTGTATCTCACAATTTCGTATATCGATCGATTCTTATCGGTGAATGTACTTAATCGACAGAGACTGCAACTTCTAGGTGTTTCGTCAATGCTCATTGCTGCGTAAGTGTTACTATTAGTAAATGATTTAATTGAATTTTGATTTCATGAAATTAAATTGTGTTTTGTGATGAACAGAAAGTATGAAGAAATTACTCCTCCGCAAACTGAAGATTTCTGTGACATAACTGATAATACGTATGCGAAGCAAGAAGTAGTGAAGATGGAAGCCGAGGTGCTGAAAACGCTTAGGTTTGAAATGGGAAATCCTACAGTTAAAACGTTTCTTAGAAGATTTATTAGCATTGGTCAAGAAGATTATGATGTAAACTTTGACTCGCTTTGTGTTTAGTAATTGATTTGTTATAAAATGGAATGGTTTATTAATGTGTTTATGTTGCATTTTGCAGACCAGTTTGAAGTTGGAGTTCTTGAGTTATTATTTAGCAGAATTGAGTTTGTTAGAATATAGTTGCATCAAGTTTTTGCCATCCATGGTAGCTGCATCTGTCACATTTCTTTCAAGATTTATTCTCAACCCAAATTCACATCCATGGGTAAGTAAATTAAGATTTATAACAATCAAATTTTGTTGGTATGtaaattatatgtgatatataAGTGACTGTGTTATTGGTTCTACAGAATTTGGCTTTGGAAAAGCTCTCAGGGTATAAGTCGTCCGATCTGAAAGAATGTGTTAAGATTTTACACGATTTGCAATCGAGTAGAAGAGCTGCTAATTTGGTGGCAATACGAGAAAAGTATAAGCAACATAAGGTTTGTACAACATTTAAGCTTGTATTTTTAAATGATTTTGTCAACATGTTACACTTTCTTGTTTAGATAGTTCTAAAGCTGATATAATCTGTTTTTTCTAATGGCAGTTCAAATGTGTAAGTGAACTGTCTTCTCCTATGGTGATCCCAGCTTCCTTTTTCGACAACATCAGAGAATGATAGTTTTTGGTCACCGATAAAGGGTATATCTGACTACATGAAGAATCACATTCAATGATATGAAACGAGATGAATTTGTCTATGAACTTGACACAGGGTTGATTTGCTCGATGTTACTTTGAATGATGGGCTGACTTTGTTTGGGTATTTTGACCCTGTAAACACAAGCTTTGACTAGTTACTGTAATTATTCTTTTAAATAGTAAACTTTATATGGAACATGGAAGTTGATTAGTTGATCAGTAGATGATTGTTGTGTAAGAAAGTTTGATTTAGTAAGTAAAATGTAATAAGACAAGCTTGCATATTGATTCAAAGTTGAGTGCATTACATTAAATTTATATTAACAAGATTAAGCTACATATGAGCTTAAATTTATTTCAGCCTTTGATTCCGTGACCAACGGCCCAGATTTGCAATTGTGACAATATTATACAATATTTGTGATTTTAAATGTGGCTACACCTTCAAATTAAGGACAGGTTGGCTAGTCGACTAACAACTTTGATAATAGATTCTGCATCTCTAGACGTGGTTTGCACTTTGCTACCAATGGTTCAGTCTTTGGCATAGTTAGTCCAGGACCTTCAGTCATATCAACCATCTCATCACTTAGCCGTTCCCAATCAAAGCATTGAATCAACAACCCCAAAGTCGACCCAATCACACGAACAGCCAACCCTTCCCCTGGACAACTCCTCCTTCCGGACCCAAATGGCATTAGCTTGAACCCATCTCTAGTTCCTTCACACCCTTCAAACCTTTCTGGGTTAAACTTTTCAGGGTCGGTCCATAATTTGGGATCATGATATATGGCCCATTGATTAACAAGCAACATGGTCCCACTAGTGATGTTATAGCCTCCAATGATACAATCTTTTGATGACTCGTGAGGAACTAGTAAAGGGCCTGGAGGGTACAATCGTAACGTTTCATTTATTATACAACGAAGATAAGGTAGATTTACTATGTCTGATTCTTCGATTAGTCTATCTTTGTTAATGTATCCATCAATTTCATTTTGTGCCTTTTTTAGAACTTGTGGGTTGTTTAGCAACAGAGATAAAGCCCATTCCATAGTTCCGGCTGAAGTATCTATGCCAGCGGCTACTAGATTCTAATCACACACATCAAAATCCAATTTAGTTGCATATCAAGTTACAAACAAGTCTATTAAATCGAAGCAAGAACGTATTTTGATGATTATAGTTCATGGGACGTATAAACAAGTTAATCTATGTTATCAAGGTTTGAGTACTCATTTAGAAGTCAAGTCAAAAGTGACAGCCAAAATGGACAAGAAAGACACTTCATTGCGTACCGTAAGTTGATTTCAAAAGTGGCATGTAAAAAGAATCAATAATTATCCCACTTATTTGATTATTATCAACTGCCATCAATATATCACTATTTAATTAAGCACCCCATAAACAGTTACACAAGCCTAGAGAACTCATCGACCTTGAACCTTGAGGTTGtgagttcgagtcccgtcgtgAACAAAAAGAGTGTGTGCACGTGTTTGTTGTTAAAAAAATAGCATTTTAGGGCGAATATTTGTACAAAGATGTATGCGGCCTAATTGTGTTATCCTGTGAACGTTTCTGCCCGTTTCTGCACAAGAGACCTCTTGCAAAAAGATTAAGATCTTAACCACTGGTCTTGTATGCTTAATTTTAGATAAGCATGTTGAATACTTCATTTTGAATGTTTTCATTTGGATTATATAACAAAAGGTTGCCTGCTGGCTAATAAGTTATTTGATCACTCTCTTTCATCTACTAGCATTTAGGATATGGACAACTAATGCAAGGTTCAAAGTATTCTCTCAAACATAGCTcccaaattttaaaaaaaaaaaaaaaaacaaaaaaaaaaaaattgaccaaAAATATTGAAAATTAGAACGCAAATAATGATGTTACCATAAAGAAGTTTCGGATCATTTCATCCGTGTAGTAGTTTGGATCCGATTCTTGTAACGATAATAAATCTTCAATCAACGTCTTCTTCTTGTTTACAACTTTCGGTTTCCTATATTGTTCAATCAATCCTTGAAAAAATTCATCTTTCTTTTTGTTCAACGCTATTAACTTTTGTTCCAATCCATTTACTCCAAACCACCTCAAAATCGGCATGTAATCACCAAGATTTGCAGCTCCGGCCAGCAAAAACAACTCATTTAGTATCTGCGTAAATCGCTTGCCTTGTTCATCAACCTCAAGATTAACATCACCACCGAAATATATATTTCCCGAGATCATTCGCATCATCACATTTAACGTCAACTCGTATAAAGCCGACTTCACATCCACATGTGAAGAATGATCAAGAAGTAGCAATTTACGTATCAAAAGTCTGCCTTCTTCTGCACGTGTGTCATGAAACTCGTTAAGACGATGAATAGATAGGATCTCGATTGAAGCAATGCGTCTAAGGTTGCGCCAGTTGTCTCCATATGAAGACGAACCTAGGCTTGTGTAGTTGTTGCCAATGATTCTTCCAAATAGCATGCGAGGGCGGTTAGCAAAAATGATGTCGTTTTTTGTGAAACATTCTTCAGAGGCTGAAGGGGAGGAGATTAAGAGGACGCGGCGGGACCCAAAGAAGAGGAGGACGATGGGCCCGCGTTTGGCCGAGATTTTGGCTAGGGTTCGATAAAGAGGATGTTTAAGAAGGTAGAGATGGCCGATGATTGGGATGGTTGGGAAGATTGTGGGTGGTAAGTTGGAGAATTTGCGATGGAACCGGGTTGACTATGAAGGATATGTATAGATTGAGAAACTCCATTTTTGAAGGTTTTTTTGTGTATGTGTTAGATGTTTGATTTTGGCTTTAGTTTTATAGAGTGGATTGACAATAAAGTAATCATGAAATGTTTAAGCCATATCTTACGTTGGGCAAAATAAGACAAAGAAATCGAATGTTCAAATGTTTGATCATGAAGGATTATATGTTAAGATTGATACTTAATGCAACAACATATTCGATATTTTAAATCATGTAAAGTTTACTCAAATAATAATCGGTAACAGAGGTAAGTAGTACTGTAG
This genomic window from Rutidosis leptorrhynchoides isolate AG116_Rl617_1_P2 chromosome 2, CSIRO_AGI_Rlap_v1, whole genome shotgun sequence contains:
- the LOC139893995 gene encoding G2/mitotic-specific cyclin C13-1-like isoform X2, producing MADQENCGVRVTRLAKKRAMEAIESLSQPANKKRVVLGELSNNSILRSHDKLPKTKCIQNKNLKKPVLTNNELSVEKLEDASLDLQMCETYDSDIYDYLRNMEVKRRPLGDYIEKVQRDVTVNMRSVLVDWLVEVAGEYKLLPDTLYLTISYIDRFLSVNVLNRQRLQLLGVSSMLIAAKYEEITPPQTEDFCDITDNTYAKQEVVKMEAEVLKTLRFEMGNPTVKTFLRRFISIGQEDYDLEFLSYYLAELSLLEYSCIKFLPSMVAASVTFLSRFILNPNSHPWNLALEKLSGYKSSDLKECVKILHDLQSSRRAANLVAIREKYKQHKFKCVSELSSPMVIPASFFDNIRE
- the LOC139893995 gene encoding G2/mitotic-specific cyclin C13-1-like isoform X1 — its product is MADQENCGVRVTRLAKKRAMEAIESLSQPANKKRVVLGELSNNSILRSHDKLPKTKCIQNKNLKKPVLTNNELSVEKLEDASLDLQMCETYDSDIYDYLRNMEVKRRPLGDYIEKVQRDVTVNMRSVLVDWLVEVAGEYKLLPDTLYLTISYIDRFLSVNVLNRQRLQLLGVSSMLIAAKYEEITPPQTEDFCDITDNTYAKQEVVKMEAEVLKTLRFEMGNPTVKTFLRRFISIGQEDYDTSLKLEFLSYYLAELSLLEYSCIKFLPSMVAASVTFLSRFILNPNSHPWNLALEKLSGYKSSDLKECVKILHDLQSSRRAANLVAIREKYKQHKFKCVSELSSPMVIPASFFDNIRE